The window CCGACGACGTGAGCGTCCGAGCCGATCACGCCGAGGACAACCGTTTGGGACATCGTGTTCCCAATCATGAGAAACGGGGCTATAAACTTAATGATCTTCCATGATAATATTCCTTAATGATGTTTGAGGGGTGGGCGTGTGATACCGTCACAACATCATTATCGATAGTAAAGGTTTTTGACGCCAGTTCGCATCACCCCTTCGCATGGGTGCGCTTTCGAACCTGCGCGTGCTGGACCTGACGCAGGTGCTCGCCGGACCGTACTGTACGATGTTGCTCGCGGACATGGGCGCGGACGTAGTCAAGATCGAGCGCCCCGGCGGCGACCTGATTCGGTCGAACCCGCCGTTCGTCGACGACGCCGAGACGGAGGCCTACGGCGGCTACTTCCAGAGCGTGAACCGGGGGAAGCGAAGCATCGAACTCGACTTCGGCGACGACGAGGACCGCGCGGACTTCCTCTCGCTCGTCGAGGAGGCCGACGTCGTCGTCGAAAACTACCGCTCGGGAACGATGGCGAAGTACGACCTCGAGTACGAGACGCTCCGCGAGCACAACCCACAGCTCATCTACTCCTCGATCCGCGGCTTTGGCGACCCACGGACCGGCGAGACGCACCGACAGGGCCAGCCCTCCTTCGACCTCATCGCGCAGGCGCTGGGCGGCGTCATGGAGATCACGGGGTCGGCCGATGGCCCGCCGACGAAGGTCGGTCCCGGAGTCGGCGACCTCTTCACCGCGACGCTGAACTGTATCGGCATCCTCGCGGCCGTCAACCACCGCGAACAGACCGGCGAGGGCCAGTACGTCGACACCGGGATGTACGACGCAATGGTCAGCCTCACCGAACGCGCGATCTACCAGCAGTCCTACACCGGCGAGGCGCCCACGCGCCGCGGGAACTCCCACCCGACCCTGTTCCCCTACGACGCCTTCGAGACCGCCGACGGCTACGCCGTGATCGCCGCCTTCGGCACCAACCACTGGCGGGAAGTCTGTGCCGCCATGGGTCGTGAAGACCTCGCCGAGGAGTACCCGGACCGCGCCTCCCGACTCGAGCACCGCGACTACCTGCGCGAGCAGATCGCCGACTGGACCCTCGAGCGGACGACCGACGACCTCGTCGACGCGCTCGAGGGCCGTGTCCCGGTCGCGCCGGTCCAGAACACGGAAGACATCTTCGCGGACCCGCACGTCCACGCGCGGGACATGCTGGTGCCGGTGGAGCAGCCGGGGACGGACGCGGAGGTCGAGATCGCGGGTTCGCCGATCAAGATGACGGAGACGCCGCCGGAGCCACGGGGACGTGCGCCCCTCCTGGACGAGCACCGCGAGGAAGTGCTGGGCGAGGAAGCGGAGACGCCGGCCGACGACTGATACGGGGTCGTTCGAATCGACTGATGATCGCCTTTTCACGTCGCTGAATCCCTTCTCCGGGGAAGTCTGCGTCTCGGATTCTCCGCTCGAGGTACCGACACTGTCAGGCGGTCAACGTCTCGGACGCGACGACCGTTCCGGCGTCGGTGTCCGTCACGAGTATCTCGATCTCGTCTCCCGACTCGAGGTCCGTAGTGCTCGGGCCGTGGTTCACCCTGAACTCGACGACGGACCCGGAGTTCCACCGTGGCGGGTCGTCGCTCGAGTCGACGATAACGCCGCCGGCACAGCCGCTCTGATCGATCACGTCGGTGTCGCCGTCGACGTGGTCGTCGTCGAGACTCGAGTCCTCCGAGGGAAGATTCGTCAGCGTCGCTTCCATCTCGCCGCCCCGGATCCGCACCGTGACCTCCATATCGGTGACGTTGACGGGATCGCCGGCCACGTGGCGTAACCTGACCACTTCCCCGTCACAGCTCGCCGCGCCCGAGAGCGTAAAGGTCGCATCCGCCGTCGCTCCGGCGACGGGTCCCGGTTCGGACGGCGTCCCCCCGAGCGAAAACACGAATACGCCGACGGAGCCGGCCAGGATCACGGTGATCGCGACCAGCAACACGACGCCGACGACCGAACTCGTCCCCCGGTGGTTCATTGCCCTTTCTCGGGATGGGAACGACCGTACGAAAAAGATCCGGTGTGGTTCCCGCAGGCTCGAACCGGTCGCCGATGGCCACCAAGAGTAACCCTTTTGCAACACCCCTGCACACGTTCGAGTATGAGCAACGAGTGGCCAGTCGATCCCGACGGCGAGGAGGGCAGCGAGGGGATGCGCAAGTACGACATGCGTATCATCGCGGACAAGGTCGACGAGGAGGAGGACTTCCCGCTCGACGTCGCGGAGTTCGTCGACGAGTACGGCGACTACCCGATCCGCATCAACCACGAGACGGTCGTCGCGATGAGTGAGATCTTCGAGTACATCGACGACGACGAGTTCGAGGAGATCGTCGACATGCACAAGGCCGTCGGGGCGGCCATGCGCGAGGGGGACTTCTGGACGTACCACCCGCAGGGCGAGGATCCCGAGAAGGTCCACGCGTAACGCCCGCGATCGCCGACACGACCGCTCCTCCTGGCGCATCACGAATCTGGATTACGTATCACTTATACGACGGCGTTCGAAAGAATCGCTCACCGTGACAAATACGCAGGTTACGCTCGTCCAGATCGACAACTACGGTCCGTGGACGGTGACGCCGGAGCCCCGTCGGGAAGCCGATCTCCAGACGCTGCAGTCGCGACTTTTCGCCGACATCTCGCAGTTCGTCGGCGCTCGAGGCGGCTACGTCTTTTTCACCCGCTTCGACAACATGATCGCCGTCACCAACGGCCTCTCGATGACCGACCACGAACTGTTACAGGAGTCAGTCGGAAACCGCTACCCCGTCACGCTCAGCCTCGGCGTCGCCACCGGCACCGACCCGGTTCACGCGCTGTCGGACGCGACCGAGCGGCTGCAGGAGGCCGGGAGCGCCCAGGACGAAGACCGACGCGAGTGTCTCGAGGGCCGGGCCATCGAGGAGGCCCACCGAACCGCCGACGACGTCCAGATCGCCCACTTCGACGTGATCAACGCGACCGGCAACTACACGGACGAACTCAACGCCTTCGACACGTTCATCGAGATCGAACAGGGGTACGCCGAACTCATGCGGCACATGCGGTACGCCCACGACAGCCTCTCGTTTTTCGTCGGTGGCGACAACGTGATCGTCGTCTGTCCAGACCTCGAGGAGGCCGACTACGAGGAGGCGATCCACCACGTCGAGAACGCCGTCGACGTCAGCCTCCAGGTCGGCGTCGGCCGCGGCGAGACAGCCCACGACGCCGGCTTCGCGGCGAAACACGCCCTCGAGACCTGTCGTGCCGACGGGACCCGGGTCGAACTCGAGTGGTAGACCCGCTCCGCCGGGATGCCCTTTTATACTGACGCAGTCGGTTCCGACGTCCCCGTTTCGGGGGAAATCACCCGAACGGAGAAACTTCGTCAGCGACGCGCTTAAGCGTGGCGGAGGTAGTTTTTAGCCCGTCTGCGATCATTGTTCGAGTATGGAATCGGAACTGTCGGTCAAGGAGGTCCTGACGACCGAATACGTCGGGGTCAGTGAATCGGACTCCGTCCAGGGTGCCGTCAAACTCATGCGCGAGGAACGGGCGGGCGCGGTGCTCGTCGTTCGGGGGACGGACCCGGTCGGAATCATGACCGAATGGGACGTCCTCGGACTGGTCGCCGAGGAGCACGACCCCGCCGAAACGACGGTCGGCGAAGTAATGACGACGCCGGTAATCTCCGTCTCGTCGGATCGGTCGCTCTCCGACGCGGCCAACCTGATGGCCCGGGAGAACATCCGCAACGTCGTCGTCGAGGACGAAACCGACGGCGAGGTTCTCGGCCTCGTCACCCAGCGAGACGTCATCGCTGCGGCGGGATCGTTCCAGGGGACGGTGACGCCACCGCGATCGACCGACCCCGGCACCGGTGCCGGAACGAACCCGGGGACCGCCGTGACCGGCTCCGAGACAGGGGCCGAAGGGGAACCGATATCGGACGACCTGGCCCGAGAGCCCCCGCTCGGGACCGAGGAGGGCGAGTCATCGGTCCTGCCCAACGGCGGTGACGAGTACTCCACGCAGGGCGTCTGCGAGGCCTGTGGTTCGCTCGCTGATTCGTTGTGGGAGTCGAACGGCCAGCTCGTCTGTTCGGACTGCCGGACGGTCTGACCGACGGGTTCGCCGTCGGCCGCACACGACCCCGCACTCCTTCCGACACCGCGATTCTCCCTCGTTCCGTCCCATCGATCTTCGTCCGGAAGAGACCAGTATCGATGATAGTCAGACTGGCCGACCGATACGATAAAAAGACCTTTCGGGTGCGGCAGTGGATGTGAGCGACAATGATCGACACCGTCGATGCCCCGGACGCCGAGGAGACTACCGTTCGTGTCCGTCCGATCGAGGAGGGAAACGCGTCGCCGTCGCTCGAGGCGACGGACGCAAACCGATGAGACGATGACATCGGACTCGGCGGAGGACGAGGACAAGGACGGGGACCAGAACGAGGACGAGAACGGGGAGGATAACATGGACTCGAGCATCGAAATCGAACCCGCGACGACCGCCGACATCGACGCCATCACCGAACTGTGGGTGCGGCTGGCTCGCGACCAGCGCCGCCACGAATCCGCGGTTCGTGCCGAGCCGAACCGCGACGTGATGCGGGAGACGCTCGCGGCCCACTGTACCGCGGGTGGGCTCCTCGTCGCGCGAATAAACGGCGACATCGCGGGGTTCGCCTCTTTCTCGATCGAACACGGGACCCTCGAACTCGACACCGACCGGGGAACGCTCACGAACCTCTACGTCGAACCACCCTACCGTGACCGGGGGATCGGGACGGCGCTGCTCGAGGCCGCCGAACGCAGACTCGCCGAGCAGGGCATCGAGGTGATGACACTCGAGGTGATGGCCGAGAACGACGCTGCTCGCCGGTTCTACCGGGAACAGGGATACGACCCGTTCCGGGTCGGAATGCAGCGTTCGCTCGACGACCGGTCGGAAAACGACACACACTCAAAGGAGGACGGGTAACTGCAGCATGTCTCGCGCCAGGGGAGCATGGGCGGTTCATGCACTCGACTTGTAATCGAGATTTCGTGGGTTCAAATCCCACCCCTGGCTTCCTTCCCGAACCTGGTCTTTTACCGATTGGTCTCGAGACTCCAGTAACGCGCGCGCGCAGTTTTACTCCCCAAACCCCGGTGGTGCGAGACCGGGGTCAAAAGAGTCACGTCCCACAGAGTTCGGAAGGGTGGAGATGGTCCGGTGGGGTAACGGCGGTCGATCGGGGCGTCTCGCCGCCGCCCCCAACTGACCGTTCAGTCAGGTACATTATCAACTTTCTGTTCCCTGGATCTCCGCAGCGGTCCGATTCTGGGGTCGATCGGGATCGGCGGATCGGCGGTGGGAATCGTGGCGGCTACTGCTCCGTAGCCGAATGCTGGATGCACTTTCTCGGAGTTATCGAAAGAAGAGGGAGAGGGACGGGTGCTCCTGAAGAGTATTCGAAGCCGTCGATCCCCGAACGGAGGGTGGGGGTCGCGTCAGCAATGAGGTGATCGGAGGAAATCGGCGCTGGCGAGGAACGGGTCCGAGAGTGCGATCGAGCAGTATGTCAGGAGGTCCACCTGGTTCCTCGCCAACTGACTGTTCAGTCAGGAAGATCATAAACGTTCCGTTCTATCGCCCCGTCCCGCATCGGCGGTCGCTATTCGCCGGGGACGATCGTTTCACGCTCGGCGGTCCGTTGGGGATTGGTATCGAACGTCCGTATGAAGAGCCCCCCCGGATCCCCGTGTCTTTCACCCGGACGCCATCGTCGTTCCGTTCCTGACATCGTCGAGCGGTTGCACCTGTCCGCTTCGGTTTCCGCTGCCCCTTGCGGGCTTACAAGGCCTGCCTGAAGGATAGCTTTCGTCGACTTTTCTCCAGGATAGTATGAATGTAGCAAAATTCTATCGCTGACACTGACCAAATAATTCCTTAATGGCCATGTATGGTGTACAATACCCAAACAACAGCATCAATATTGGGTTAGGCCCATAGGATTTATGTGCGACCGAGGAAAGCGTCCGGTCAATGCTACTCTCAGTCGACCGTACGGAAGGTGACGACGTCCAGCCGCTCAGCTTCGAGGTAATCGCTGCGATCGCCGAACGAGAGGGCGTCGATCCCACCGAAATCGAACCCCCCGAATACGACGCGCTGTACGACGTGGTCAACCCCGAAGCGCTGGACTCGCTGTTCGCTCCTCGGGAGGATGGGACCCCTCGAGGAACGGGACAGGTCGAGTTCCAGTTCTGCGGATACCACGTCGTCGTCACGAGCGAGGGGGAAGTCGACGTTTCCGAATCCGAGCACTCACTCCCGTAGACGCGCTCGGTCTGTCTGCTTTCGGTCGTTCGCTCTCGGTCTCCGCTTCCATCGATCGCTCGGAGCCGTCCCGAATCTACTCCCAGTGGGTTTCGATCCGGGAGCGCCACTCGTCGGGTAACGGAACCGAATCGCCGGTGTCCGGATCGCGGACGACCTGTACGGTACTCGCGGTCGCCGCACGCCGGCCGTCCGCCCGGATCTCGTACTCGAGGGGAAGACTCGAGTCGCCGAGTTCCGGCACGTCGACCGCCACGGTAACGTCCGAGTCGGCCGCGATCGGGCGAACGTAGTCGATCTCGAGGTTGACCAGAACCGTCCCGGTGTCGACGAGCGAAACGCCGAGTGCGTCCCGGAAAAACGCTTCACGGGCCTGCTCGAGATACGTGGCGTACGTTGCGTTGTTGACGTGCCCCATGAAATCGATGTCCCGGAGCCGTACCTCCAGTTCGACCTCGTAATCGTAATCGGAGTCGTCACTGACGTCGCTCACGTCCGTCGACACGCGGCCGACCGTCGTATGCGTACCGTTCCGCGAGCGACGGGCCGTCCGTTCACACGCGGAGCAGGCCGGCACAGCGCCACGATCCTCACTCGGAAGGGCGTGCGGCCTCGAACACCCGTTCGTGGAGCCTGTCGGCGACGACGTCCATCAGCGGCTCCATGTTCCGCGTGTCGGCCCGGTTGTACTCGACCAGCGTCTCCAGCGCCGATTCGTCGCCGCGTTCGTACTCGTGCCAGAGTCGGACGGCGTCCCGGCCGCTCAGATCGTCCAGCTCGCGGTCGATGCCGACGTCCCGTTCGATCTGTTTCAACCCTCCGTCCAGCCCCAGCTTCTTGCAGGGGTACATGAGGTCGACGTGCGGGACCGACACGTCGAGGTCGTAACAGGTCTCGAGGAAGGGGACGTCGAACCGCTGGCCGTTGAACGTGACCAGGAGCGACGACGACTCGAGTTCCCGGCCGAGCCGATCCGCAGTGAGATCCCGGCCCTTGACGAAGGTCTTCGTCTCGCCCCCGCGGTGGAGGCTGACCGTCGTCACGTCGTTACAGCTCGCGTCGAGTCCCGTCGTCTCGATGTCGAGGAAGCAGGTCTCCTCCCTGACGTTCTCGTAGAGCCGCCAGCGGCTCGCAGCCGGGAGTTTCTCCGCGAACGGCGAAACGTCGCCACGATCGAGGTGTCGCTGCCCCTCTTCGATGAACGCGTCGATCCGGTCTGCCAGCGTCTCCCCGACGACGCTGCCGTCGAACTCGTCCCAGTGCGTGACCCCCGCTTCCCACAGGCGTCGCTCGGTCTTCTCGCCGACCCCCCGAACGGGAATGAAGCTGTTCTCGATTCGCACAGGGGATCGGGGGCACGGAAGCAACAAAAGCGCTTGGATCGGCCACGGGCCGCGACTACAGCGAAATCCAGTCGGTGGTCTCCCCGTCGCGGAGATGCCACCGCTGTTCGCGGCGGTCGCCATCGGACCGGACCCGGAGTTCGACGACCGCGTCGAACAGCGGTTCGAGGAGGTTGACGGCGTCGTGGTCGCGCTCGAGCGGAAGGTGGTAGTGGCCCATCCCGTCGATGTGATCGACGCGAGAGGCCGTCACGTGAAGCAGTCTGAAGACGCGCTCGGCGTCGTGCTCTCGGAGGAGGTCGGCGACCGAATCCATACAGAGCCGCAGTTCGGACGGCGCGAACCCGCCGACCTCGTCCTCGAGGTCGTCGATGGCTTCGACGATATCGATCCCGATCGTCCCGAGCGAGTCGTGCTCGTCGATCCGGATCGTCTCGCCGACGTGCTCGGCGTCACGGACCGCCGCCCCGTTTCCGGATGCTTTCCCCCGTTCCATCGCGGCGTCCTCGGCGACCGGTCCCTCGCCGTCGGTGACGAACAGCCGGCGTCGCGGTTCCGGCCCTGCGGCCCCACAGAGTCGGCGACAGACGACGCCGTGACAGTCCGTGGCGTTCGCGCCGACCAGCAAGACGTTACACCCCTCCCGCTTGAGCCGCTCGAGCGTCCGCGCGAACGTCCCCAGATCGGTCCCCCCGCTCCCGTATTCCGTCACCATTCGACATAACAAATACAACATTCAGGAATAAATATTGCGGCCATCGCGTCCCTAGAAACCCGCGTTGTGGGCTCTCATCTGACCACCCGGCTTTTTACACCGGCTCCCGTAGGATCGGTATGGCCGACAACGACGAGCTCGCCGAAGCGATCCGCGAACTCACCCGGACCGTCGACGAGCTTCGCCGGGAACTCGAGTCGACCTCGTCCCGCCGCCGGTCGCTACGGCCGCCGCTGCGTCCGCCGACGCCGCGCGAGCTGCTCGATTTCACCGACGAGGTAGCGCTGCCGGCCGCGCTGGCCGTCCTCAAGGCGAGCGTGCGCGCCCTCGAGAGCTTT of the Halobiforma lacisalsi AJ5 genome contains:
- a CDS encoding GNAT family N-acetyltransferase; protein product: MTSDSAEDEDKDGDQNEDENGEDNMDSSIEIEPATTADIDAITELWVRLARDQRRHESAVRAEPNRDVMRETLAAHCTAGGLLVARINGDIAGFASFSIEHGTLELDTDRGTLTNLYVEPPYRDRGIGTALLEAAERRLAEQGIEVMTLEVMAENDAARRFYREQGYDPFRVGMQRSLDDRSENDTHSKEDG
- a CDS encoding DUF7504 family protein, producing MVTEYGSGGTDLGTFARTLERLKREGCNVLLVGANATDCHGVVCRRLCGAAGPEPRRRLFVTDGEGPVAEDAAMERGKASGNGAAVRDAEHVGETIRIDEHDSLGTIGIDIVEAIDDLEDEVGGFAPSELRLCMDSVADLLREHDAERVFRLLHVTASRVDHIDGMGHYHLPLERDHDAVNLLEPLFDAVVELRVRSDGDRREQRWHLRDGETTDWISL
- a CDS encoding DUF5785 family protein, which encodes MSNEWPVDPDGEEGSEGMRKYDMRIIADKVDEEEDFPLDVAEFVDEYGDYPIRINHETVVAMSEIFEYIDDDEFEEIVDMHKAVGAAMREGDFWTYHPQGEDPEKVHA
- a CDS encoding type IV pilin, producing the protein MNHRGTSSVVGVVLLVAITVILAGSVGVFVFSLGGTPSEPGPVAGATADATFTLSGAASCDGEVVRLRHVAGDPVNVTDMEVTVRIRGGEMEATLTNLPSEDSSLDDDHVDGDTDVIDQSGCAGGVIVDSSDDPPRWNSGSVVEFRVNHGPSTTDLESGDEIEILVTDTDAGTVVASETLTA
- a CDS encoding acyl-CoA thioesterase, with protein sequence MSTDVSDVSDDSDYDYEVELEVRLRDIDFMGHVNNATYATYLEQAREAFFRDALGVSLVDTGTVLVNLEIDYVRPIAADSDVTVAVDVPELGDSSLPLEYEIRADGRRAATASTVQVVRDPDTGDSVPLPDEWRSRIETHWE
- a CDS encoding HalOD1 output domain-containing protein, with protein sequence MLLSVDRTEGDDVQPLSFEVIAAIAEREGVDPTEIEPPEYDALYDVVNPEALDSLFAPREDGTPRGTGQVEFQFCGYHVVVTSEGEVDVSESEHSLP
- a CDS encoding GTP cyclohydrolase III encodes the protein MTNTQVTLVQIDNYGPWTVTPEPRREADLQTLQSRLFADISQFVGARGGYVFFTRFDNMIAVTNGLSMTDHELLQESVGNRYPVTLSLGVATGTDPVHALSDATERLQEAGSAQDEDRRECLEGRAIEEAHRTADDVQIAHFDVINATGNYTDELNAFDTFIEIEQGYAELMRHMRYAHDSLSFFVGGDNVIVVCPDLEEADYEEAIHHVENAVDVSLQVGVGRGETAHDAGFAAKHALETCRADGTRVELEW
- a CDS encoding ribonuclease H-like domain-containing protein yields the protein MRIENSFIPVRGVGEKTERRLWEAGVTHWDEFDGSVVGETLADRIDAFIEEGQRHLDRGDVSPFAEKLPAASRWRLYENVREETCFLDIETTGLDASCNDVTTVSLHRGGETKTFVKGRDLTADRLGRELESSSLLVTFNGQRFDVPFLETCYDLDVSVPHVDLMYPCKKLGLDGGLKQIERDVGIDRELDDLSGRDAVRLWHEYERGDESALETLVEYNRADTRNMEPLMDVVADRLHERVFEAARPSE
- the mct gene encoding succinyl-CoA:mesaconate CoA-transferase; the protein is MGALSNLRVLDLTQVLAGPYCTMLLADMGADVVKIERPGGDLIRSNPPFVDDAETEAYGGYFQSVNRGKRSIELDFGDDEDRADFLSLVEEADVVVENYRSGTMAKYDLEYETLREHNPQLIYSSIRGFGDPRTGETHRQGQPSFDLIAQALGGVMEITGSADGPPTKVGPGVGDLFTATLNCIGILAAVNHREQTGEGQYVDTGMYDAMVSLTERAIYQQSYTGEAPTRRGNSHPTLFPYDAFETADGYAVIAAFGTNHWREVCAAMGREDLAEEYPDRASRLEHRDYLREQIADWTLERTTDDLVDALEGRVPVAPVQNTEDIFADPHVHARDMLVPVEQPGTDAEVEIAGSPIKMTETPPEPRGRAPLLDEHREEVLGEEAETPADD
- a CDS encoding CBS domain-containing protein; the encoded protein is MESELSVKEVLTTEYVGVSESDSVQGAVKLMREERAGAVLVVRGTDPVGIMTEWDVLGLVAEEHDPAETTVGEVMTTPVISVSSDRSLSDAANLMARENIRNVVVEDETDGEVLGLVTQRDVIAAAGSFQGTVTPPRSTDPGTGAGTNPGTAVTGSETGAEGEPISDDLAREPPLGTEEGESSVLPNGGDEYSTQGVCEACGSLADSLWESNGQLVCSDCRTV